The genomic interval AGGCCTTTCAACGACCAGAGATACTTCTTGGATGATCAGAAGCTGAAGAAATTGGGATGGGCAGAGCGCACACTATGGGAAGAGGGGTTGAAGAAAACAATTGAATGGTACACTAACAATCCTGATTACTGGGGAGATGTCGCAGGTGCCTTGCTCCCTCATCCAAGGATGTTGATGACACCTGGAGTTGAAAGGCATAACTGGACTGATGAGATCAAATCTCTTTCCACTTCACCAGATGAAGCTAAGGAATCTAGCACTGCGGTTCCTGCAGCCACTGCCAAAAGCACCAGCAGTGCCCCTCAAAAGGCCTCATACAAGTTCTTGATATATGGTAGGACTGGATGGATTGGTGGTCTACTTGGTAAGATATGTGAGAAGCAAGGGATTCCATATGAGTATGGGAAAGGACGCCTGGAAGAGCGCTCTCAGCTCTTGCAGGACATTAGAAATGTGAAGCCAACTCATGTTTTCAATGCTGCTGGTGTCACTGGGAGGCCAAATGTTGACTGGTGCGAGACCCATAAACAGGATACTATCCGCACCAATGTTGTTGGCACCTTGAACCTTGCTGATGTTTGTCGTGAGCAGGGCTTGCTCATGATTAATTATGCTACAGGTTGCATATTTGAGTATGATGCTAAGCACCCCGAAGGATCAGGAATTGGTTTTAAAGAGGAAGATAAGCCCAACTTTACTGGTTCATATTATTCCAAAACTAAAGCTATGGTACGTTCAAGTCGTGTTTTTAAGAACTATAACATCTATCCTTTTATTTCTCTCAGGTACTAACGTATCTTTTATTATAATGCGATGTAATGCAGGTTGAAGAGCTGTTGCAAGAATATGACAACGTCTGTACGCTTCGAGTCAGGATGCCCATATCATCAGATTTGAGCAACCCCCGTAACTTCATCACAAAGATAGCTCGTTATGACAAGGTGGTAAACATCCCCAACAGTATGACAATTTTGGATGAGCTTTTGCCCATCTCCATTGAGATGGCGAAGCGGGACTGCAGGGGCATATGGAACTTCACCAATCCTGGGGTTGTCAGCCACAACGAGATCCTGGAGATGTACAAGAAATACCTCAACCCCGACTTCAAGTGGACCAACTTCACTCTTGAGGAACAGGCCAAGGTTATAGTTGCACCAAGAAGTAACAACGAAATGGATGCATCGAAGTTGAAGTCCGAGTTCCCCGAGCTACTGTCCATCAAGGATTCTTTGGTTAAGTATGTTTTTGAGCCAAACAGGAAGGTTCCTGCTAACTGAAGATTtacgggcgcgggcgggagttATGGAGGTTACGAGCGCGGGCGGGAGTTATGGAGGTTATTGCACGGATGCAGTTGTGACCATACTTTTTTTTGTAGTTTTTGGTTATATCTGGTGTTTTGTTAAGATACATGTAGGTGAACTACATACCGTTCGATACTTAacctatttatttatatattcatagcaATTCGTGTGCACGGCATgtgcatattattttttttgctttggtTTGTGCGGTGGTTCAGAATGTATCTCACCTCTACGTTGTACTCTTTGAACTACTTACTCTATCT from Oryza glaberrima chromosome 3, OglaRS2, whole genome shotgun sequence carries:
- the LOC127769018 gene encoding trifunctional UDP-glucose 4,6-dehydratase/UDP-4-keto-6-deoxy-D-glucose 3,5-epimerase/UDP-4-keto-L-rhamnose-reductase RHM1-like isoform X1, with amino-acid sequence MAKMAAYEPKNILITGAAGFIASHVANRLVRNYPHYKIVVLDKLDYCSSLSNLNPSRPSPNFKFVKGDIASADLVNYLLTTESIDTIMHFAAQTHVDNSFGNSFEFTKNNIYGTHVLLEACKVTGQIRRFIHVSTDEVYGETDEDAVVGNHEASQLLPTNPYSATKAGAEMLVMAYGRSYGLPVITTRGNNVYGPNQFPEKLIPKFILLAMRGLPLPIHGDGSNVRSYLYCEDVAEAFEVVLHKGEVGHVYNIGTMKERRVIDVAKDICKLFGLDTEKVIRFVENRPFNDQRYFLDDQKLKKLGWAERTLWEEGLKKTIEWYTNNPDYWGDVAGALLPHPRMLMTPGVERHNWTDEIKSLSTSPDEAKESSTAVPAATAKSTSSAPQKASYKFLIYGRTGWIGGLLGKICEKQGIPYEYGKGRLEERSQLLQDIRNVKPTHVFNAAGVTGRPNVDWCETHKQDTIRTNVVGTLNLADVCREQGLLMINYATGCIFEYDAKHPEGSGIGFKEEDKPNFTGSYYSKTKAMVEELLQEYDNVCTLRVRMPISSDLSNPRNFITKIARYDKVVNIPNSMTILDELLPISIEMAKRDCRGIWNFTNPGVVSHNEILEMYKKYLNPDFKWTNFTLEEQAKVIVAPRSNNEMDASKLKSEFPELLSIKDSLVKYVFEPNRKVPAN
- the LOC127769018 gene encoding trifunctional UDP-glucose 4,6-dehydratase/UDP-4-keto-6-deoxy-D-glucose 3,5-epimerase/UDP-4-keto-L-rhamnose-reductase RHM1-like isoform X2, coding for MAAYEPKNILITGAAGFIASHVANRLVRNYPHYKIVVLDKLDYCSSLSNLNPSRPSPNFKFVKGDIASADLVNYLLTTESIDTIMHFAAQTHVDNSFGNSFEFTKNNIYGTHVLLEACKVTGQIRRFIHVSTDEVYGETDEDAVVGNHEASQLLPTNPYSATKAGAEMLVMAYGRSYGLPVITTRGNNVYGPNQFPEKLIPKFILLAMRGLPLPIHGDGSNVRSYLYCEDVAEAFEVVLHKGEVGHVYNIGTMKERRVIDVAKDICKLFGLDTEKVIRFVENRPFNDQRYFLDDQKLKKLGWAERTLWEEGLKKTIEWYTNNPDYWGDVAGALLPHPRMLMTPGVERHNWTDEIKSLSTSPDEAKESSTAVPAATAKSTSSAPQKASYKFLIYGRTGWIGGLLGKICEKQGIPYEYGKGRLEERSQLLQDIRNVKPTHVFNAAGVTGRPNVDWCETHKQDTIRTNVVGTLNLADVCREQGLLMINYATGCIFEYDAKHPEGSGIGFKEEDKPNFTGSYYSKTKAMVEELLQEYDNVCTLRVRMPISSDLSNPRNFITKIARYDKVVNIPNSMTILDELLPISIEMAKRDCRGIWNFTNPGVVSHNEILEMYKKYLNPDFKWTNFTLEEQAKVIVAPRSNNEMDASKLKSEFPELLSIKDSLVKYVFEPNRKVPAN